Sequence from the Acidimicrobiia bacterium genome:
CTCGTCGCCGACTCGGCCAGCGCCACGAGTGCCGAAGTGGGCGGGGTCCCGATCGTGATCTTCTGGAAGGCGGGACAGTCCAGTGCCCTCGACGACGTCGCCATCTCGACGGGGCAGGATGTGGGTTCGGTCGGAGTGTTCGTCCGGGTGGTGGAGCGGACCGTCATGGAGTTCGAGGTGGGTGAGGACGGCGAATTCGTGGACGCCTCCACCGGGACGTCCTGGGACATCACCGGGCGCGCCGTCGCCGGCGCGCTCGAAGGCTCCCGCCTGGAGAGGGTCGTGCACCTGGACACCTTCTGGTTCGCCTGGTCCACCTACCGGCCGGGCACCCGGTTGGTAACGGATCGAACCCCGATCAGCGACTGAGGCGACCGGGCCGGAAGAAGGCGAGCAGTTGGGCGGCTGCGGCCCCCACCCCCGCCCCGACGATGGCGAGCCCGACTTCGCCGTCGAGGTCGTCGGCGATCTCCAGGGCGTGGTCGATCGACCACTCGCCCGGTCCGAGGAGGGCGATGGCGACCGCCGCCGCGGCGAGCACGAACACGTACTCCCATCCCTCATCTGGCCGAGCGGTGATCCAGAATCCGGCGTGACGGTGGACCGTCCAGAAGGCGACCGCCATCAGCGACACCAGGCCGGCGGCACCGAGGGAGGTGAGCAGCCCGAAGGCCAGCGACAGTCCGACGCCGATCTCGGCGAACGCCATGAAGAACCATTGGATGTTCGGGCTCTCGAACCCGATCGCTGCCGTCCAGGCGATCGTCTTCTGGCGGTTGCGAAGGTGCTTCACCCCGTGGGCGAGCAGCACCAGGCCGAGGGCCAGGCGCAGGATGAGAAGGGCCAGGTCGGGCATGCCGGTGTCCTTTCGGGGTGTTCCCGGAAACGCCGCGGCACCGCAAGATGTTCCGCTCGCCGCCGGCCTCAGGCGGCGCAGCAGGAGAGGGTGGCGACGTCCTTGCCGAACCCCTGGGCGGCGAGCTTGAGGGCCTCGGCAATGGTGAGGTAGGGGTGGAAGGTGGTGGCGATCTCGTCGATCGTCGCCCGGTACCTGAGCGCCATCACCGCCGCCTGGATGACATCGCCGGCGTCGTTTGCGATCACGTGGGCACCGAGCAGGTGGCCCGACGCCTCGTCGGCGACCAGCTTCACCAGGCCTTCGGTGTCCCCGTCGACGATCGCCCGCGGCACCACCGACATCGGCAGGATCGAGGTGATCACCCGCTTCCCCCCCTCCCGGGCCTGGGCCTCGGTGAGCCCCACCGATGCGACCTGCGGGGAGGTGAAGGTGACCCGGGGCATGGTGGTGAGGTCGATCTTGCGGGTGGTGCCCCGCAGGGCGTTCTCGGCGGCGACGTTCCCCGCCAGGGCGGCCACGTAGACGAACTGGGGGAGGTCGGTGACGTCACCTGCGGCGTAGATCCGTTCGTTGGTGGTGCGCAGGTCGGCGTCGACCACCACCTGGCCCCGCTGGTCGGTCTCCACCCCGGCGGCCTCGAGCCCGAGCCCGGCGGTGCGGGCCCGGCGCCCGGTGGCCATCAGGATACGGTCGGCCTCCAGGCGGACCGGGCCCTTCGGCGAAGACAGGTCCAGCCACGACCGCGACCCAGCCCTTCCGGCGGCGACGATCCGGGCGCCGATGTGGACGGTGGCGCCCTGCGCCTCGAGCCGCCGGGCGATCACCTCGGAGATCTCCGGCTCCTCGAAGGGGGCCACCCGGTCGAGGGCCTCGACGAAGGTGACCCGCGACCCGAGGTGGGTGAACAGCTGGCCCAGTTCGAGCCCGATGGCGTTGGCGCCGACCACGATCAGGCTGGCCGGGACCTCGTCGAGCTCCAGGGCCGTGGTGGAGGTGAGGTGGTCGACGGTGTCGAGCCCCTCGATGGGTGGAATCCACGGTGCGGCGCCGGTGGCGATCAGGAAGCGGAACCCCTTCACCAGGTGCCCGTCCACGGCGATGGTGTCGCCGTCGACGAAGGCGGCGGTCCCGCGGATCAGGTCGATCCCGTGATGGGGGAGCAGGTCCTGGTACTTGTCGGTTCGCATCTTCGCCACCAGGGCGTCCTTCTGCGCCACCATGGCCCGGAGGTCGACGCCCCCTGCCATGGTCTCGGCCCCGGCGAACGGCCCGTGCCCGGCCTTCCAGTAGGCCTCGGCGGCGCGCAGCATCGCCTTCGAGGGGACGCATCCCACGTTGACGCAGGTGCCGCCGATCTCGCTGCTCTCGACGATCGCCACGGTGGCTCCCAGGTCGCGTGCCTTGATGGCGGCGGCGAAGGAGGCCGACCCGGAGCCGATGATCACCAGGTCGTAGCCGGCGCCGGTGGCGTCCGGGGCGGGGTCGGGCGTCGGGGCGATGACCAGGCCGTACCCGACGGCGCTCACCTCCCTGGTGGCGGTCGACATCTCGAAGGCGGCGGTGGGGATGCCGGTGGCGGTTCCCCGCCGCCAGTCGACGGCGACGTCGCCGAGGCCGGCCCGGCCGAGGGCGTCGCCCACGGTGGTCTCGCACCCGTCACAGTGCATCCCCTCTACCTGGAGCTCGATCCGCTCGTTCATCTCGGCGCCTTCCGTTTCGTGACCGGTGGGTTCTCGCCTTCGACGATGTGGCACACGCAGGAGCCGGAGGGCCAGTCGTCGGCGAGGCGGTCGGCTTGCTCCTGCAGCCGGAGCAGCTCCTGGCGCAGCGCCTGGAGCTCGCCGATGCGGGTGTCGATCATCTCCGCCTCCCGGGCCATCGCATGGCGCACGACGGCGCATGGCGCCTCGCCCCGGACCCGAAGGGCGACGATCTCCTTGACGTCGTCGAGGGGGACGCCCAGCCGCCGTGCCCCCCGCACCAGGCGGAGGAGGGCGACGTCGTCGGCGTCGTACCGGCGGTACCCCGCTTCGGTGCGCGCAGGCCGCGGCAGGACTCCCTGCTTCTCGTAGAAGCGGATGGCGGATGGCTCCAGGCCGGCCGCAGCGGCGGCTTCACCGATCTTCACGGGGGTCCTTCCCTGCCTCTCGACAACACCGTAGACCTTGGAGTTACTCCAAGGTCAAGGAGTTTTCGGGATCCCGCGCAATGTCGCCTGACCATGAGGCGGCCGCCTGACGCACCTTCGGCCCGGGGTACTCCGCCGGGATGGTCGACCCGACGGCGGTTCCGAGCGCCTCGGCCGTGGCGCGCCGGGATGAATGCTGGTGGCGATCACCGCCGAGGTCAGGGTGTGTCGAGTTGGTCGACGTGTTCGGCCGTAGGTGATGCGGCGGCGAGGCCGGAGTCGACCGTGACGATCGGCGCCTCGATCCGATCGGCGAGTTCGACGTACAGGGCGTCGACGAGGCGGAG
This genomic interval carries:
- a CDS encoding DoxX family protein; this translates as MPDLALLILRLALGLVLLAHGVKHLRNRQKTIAWTAAIGFESPNIQWFFMAFAEIGVGLSLAFGLLTSLGAAGLVSLMAVAFWTVHRHAGFWITARPDEGWEYVFVLAAAAVAIALLGPGEWSIDHALEIADDLDGEVGLAIVGAGVGAAAAQLLAFFRPGRLSR
- the merA gene encoding mercury(II) reductase, with amino-acid sequence MNERIELQVEGMHCDGCETTVGDALGRAGLGDVAVDWRRGTATGIPTAAFEMSTATREVSAVGYGLVIAPTPDPAPDATGAGYDLVIIGSGSASFAAAIKARDLGATVAIVESSEIGGTCVNVGCVPSKAMLRAAEAYWKAGHGPFAGAETMAGGVDLRAMVAQKDALVAKMRTDKYQDLLPHHGIDLIRGTAAFVDGDTIAVDGHLVKGFRFLIATGAAPWIPPIEGLDTVDHLTSTTALELDEVPASLIVVGANAIGLELGQLFTHLGSRVTFVEALDRVAPFEEPEISEVIARRLEAQGATVHIGARIVAAGRAGSRSWLDLSSPKGPVRLEADRILMATGRRARTAGLGLEAAGVETDQRGQVVVDADLRTTNERIYAAGDVTDLPQFVYVAALAGNVAAENALRGTTRKIDLTTMPRVTFTSPQVASVGLTEAQAREGGKRVITSILPMSVVPRAIVDGDTEGLVKLVADEASGHLLGAHVIANDAGDVIQAAVMALRYRATIDEIATTFHPYLTIAEALKLAAQGFGKDVATLSCCAA
- a CDS encoding MerR family transcriptional regulator: MKIGEAAAAAGLEPSAIRFYEKQGVLPRPARTEAGYRRYDADDVALLRLVRGARRLGVPLDDVKEIVALRVRGEAPCAVVRHAMAREAEMIDTRIGELQALRQELLRLQEQADRLADDWPSGSCVCHIVEGENPPVTKRKAPR